TTGGAGAAAAATAAAGGGGATTCTAAGGTAACATTGTTAGAATCAGCTCACGATTTGGAAATGGATAAAGTATCCGGCTTAGAAGCTGTAGAGTCAGTAAAAGGACAAGAACAGGCATCACTATATGACCCACATACGTGGTTAGATCCGATTAAAGCAGGTGAAGAAGCTCAATTAATCGCAACACAATTAGCGAAAATTGACCCTGATAATGCTGATGTATTTAAAGCTAACGCAGATAAGTTTCAAGAGGAAGCCAAACAACTCGTTAAAAAATATCAACCGATTTTTGATGCGATGAAAAAGAAAACATTTGTGACGCAGCATACAGCATTTTATTATTTAGCGAACCGTTTTGGGTTGACTCAATTAGGTATTGCAGGTATTTCTTCAGATGCTGAACCGGGTGCCCGAAAAATTGGCGAAGTCCAAGAATTTGTTAAAAAATACGATGTGAAAACTATTTTTATTGAACCAAATGTCAGTGACCGCATCGCACAAGTGATTGCAAAAGCAACAGGAGTAAATATTGTATCGTTAAGCCCACTAGAAAGTGACCCACAAAACACCGCAAGTTTTATCGAAAACTTAGACAATGTATTA
The genomic region above belongs to Aerococcaceae bacterium zg-1292 and contains:
- a CDS encoding zinc ABC transporter substrate-binding protein; this encodes MKKLKKILSFLLLLCLMPLSTVVGHAETKKLSIVTSFYPMYAMTKAVVGDLYDVYMINSGNGIHQFEPSANDIAAIYDADIFVYHSVALESWTKNLEKNKGDSKVTLLESAHDLEMDKVSGLEAVESVKGQEQASLYDPHTWLDPIKAGEEAQLIATQLAKIDPDNADVFKANADKFQEEAKQLVKKYQPIFDAMKKKTFVTQHTAFYYLANRFGLTQLGIAGISSDAEPGARKIGEVQEFVKKYDVKTIFIEPNVSDRIAQVIAKATGVNIVSLSPLESDPQNTASFIENLDNVLKTLSDALKKEQ